TTTCTGTTCAGCAGATAACAAGCACGAATCGTCTACAAATGTATCAGAACAAGTTGCCCTGGGCGTCATCGGTGCCGCCCTTCATACGCCGACGCATACGCCAGCCGGTGCGCTCGGTGACACCGGCTTGGCGGGCTGCCTCGCGCACCCCGGCCCCGGTCTCGACCGCGCGGGCGAAGGCTTTTGCCGTCGTCCGCCGCACCTGGCCATAGGCGCCCGTCCCGGCGATCGGCATCATCACCTCAGTATGTCCAGCGCGGCCGCCGCCGGAGCCGACCGCGAAGCGGGCGATGATCGCCCGGGCGGCGGTCTCGCCGAGCAGCTCCTCCAGCCAATTGCCCGGGACATAGTGACCCGGAATGCGCACCCGCTGCCCGCCGCGCGCCTGGGCGAGCGTCAGGGCCGCCTCGGCCCCCGCAGCTTCAGCAATTTCAGCGAGCACGCCCGGTAGCGTCATCCCCGCCTCGCGATCATGGCCTTGAGGGCTTCCGACACGCTGTTCGCCTGCACCGGGGTCAGGAACTCCGGCGCGGCCTTGCCGGTCTGACGCGCCGTGAAGGCTCTCAGAGCTTCCTTCGAAGCGTTCTCGACGGCGCCGACGCGGCCGGCCTCATTCCACAGCGCATAGATTTTCCGGACATAGGGTCGATCCGAAAAGGCGTTCGGTTTCGCCTTCGGTGTCCAGCCGAGGCGCTTGAATTCGCCAAGCACCCGGTCGAGGTCCTCAGTGGAGCAGTCGCGCGAACTGTCCTTGCCGGTCAGCCGCACCAGGATCGCCCGATAGTCCTCGTCGGTCAGGGCGAGCTGCTTCTTGGCGATGTGGACCATCGCGAGCTGTTGCTTGGTCGTGGTCATGCGGCCTCCAGGGCGAGGAGCGTTCGGGTGAGGTCCCGGATCCGTCTGCGGATCCGCTCCTGGCGCGAGGAGCGGACACGGGGGCGGACCTGGGCGAGCAG
This is a stretch of genomic DNA from Prosthecodimorpha staleyi. It encodes these proteins:
- a CDS encoding gp16 family protein; its protein translation is MTTTKQQLAMVHIAKKQLALTDEDYRAILVRLTGKDSSRDCSTEDLDRVLGEFKRLGWTPKAKPNAFSDRPYVRKIYALWNEAGRVGAVENASKEALRAFTARQTGKAAPEFLTPVQANSVSEALKAMIARRG